In the Leptolyngbya sp. FACHB-261 genome, one interval contains:
- a CDS encoding acyltransferase produces the protein MDSQASPDNSQLYTRLSQALPSIKGLAILMVVIYHIWNYTKDYPSFAQIIAAASNGSLKDWLEACLDLVSLLGEQGVHFFLIASGFGLAASWWRQYGLLDKKASSFAVIPFWKRRLQKLLPFYWAAHALALLLVFIHAEWVPFGHEVFNHSSLGVIAAVIASLTTLRNIVPEFYSFLNGAWWYVGLSVQLYLVFPLLINLGKRWGWTPLLMGSLLLSCLYRAVVITLPLSEKLTDVLVRGALFPSRLFEFVFGIVLAISLLKPIATSQRRTTQIFGLDPNLFTWIHALLRKRQWLPVSVALWISGLACHWSSSAGWLFLRVPADALIGVGEFCLVFQMLAFAPQLQPWLKPLGHYSYGIYLTHMNLFVGLWALSLPLLPSYWPHLLLVTSITCGLGGLLELGYQRLEEQFWLKKAVGRV, from the coding sequence ATGGATAGCCAAGCTTCTCCCGATAATTCACAGCTTTATACTCGTCTGAGCCAAGCTTTGCCCTCGATTAAAGGGCTTGCTATTCTGATGGTTGTGATCTATCACATTTGGAATTACACGAAAGACTATCCGTCCTTTGCACAGATCATAGCGGCAGCCAGTAATGGCAGTCTGAAAGATTGGCTTGAGGCATGTCTTGATCTTGTATCACTATTAGGTGAGCAAGGAGTTCATTTCTTTCTAATTGCCAGCGGCTTTGGCTTAGCAGCGTCTTGGTGGCGGCAATACGGGTTACTTGATAAAAAGGCAAGTTCATTCGCAGTCATTCCCTTCTGGAAGCGTCGCCTTCAAAAGCTCTTGCCCTTTTACTGGGCCGCGCACGCCTTAGCCTTGCTTCTCGTGTTCATTCATGCTGAATGGGTGCCATTTGGTCATGAGGTTTTTAATCATTCAAGCTTGGGAGTGATTGCTGCTGTTATTGCAAGCCTGACTACGTTGCGCAATATTGTGCCAGAGTTTTATTCTTTCTTGAATGGAGCTTGGTGGTATGTTGGTCTTTCGGTACAGCTTTATCTCGTTTTCCCCTTGCTGATTAATCTAGGCAAACGTTGGGGATGGACCCCGCTCCTGATGGGGTCTCTGCTTCTTTCTTGCCTCTATCGAGCGGTGGTGATTACTCTGCCTTTGTCTGAGAAGCTAACAGATGTTTTAGTGCGTGGCGCACTATTTCCGTCTCGCTTATTTGAATTTGTCTTTGGCATTGTGCTTGCCATTAGCCTGCTAAAACCGATCGCTACTTCTCAGCGGCGTACAACCCAAATTTTCGGCCTTGACCCAAATCTCTTCACCTGGATTCATGCCCTTCTGCGCAAACGTCAATGGTTGCCAGTGAGCGTTGCGCTTTGGATCTCAGGGCTTGCTTGTCACTGGTCATCTTCCGCAGGCTGGCTTTTTTTAAGAGTGCCAGCTGATGCCCTAATCGGGGTTGGCGAATTCTGTCTAGTGTTTCAAATGCTGGCATTCGCTCCCCAGTTACAGCCTTGGCTAAAGCCCCTTGGCCATTACTCCTATGGGATTTACCTGACGCACATGAACTTATTTGTGGGCCTCTGGGCACTATCCTTACCGCTGCTGCCCTCCTATTGGCCCCATCTACTTCTAGTAACTTC
- a CDS encoding FHA domain-containing serine/threonine-protein kinase, which produces MTLPSDGFDVITLTLLHPVQSIPIQTWTFSGKDVISIGRAPDNNVVLYSAVVSRRHAELRRNGDIWELTNLGTNGTYLNGKRVQQSIVANGSVLRLARSGPNLKIQFPGEPSVGLENAATASPSPPDPSLLQVTPDYSPPDQNTQEHYGDVDRGPEAKAKQVANRSCTHQRTAANSLFCPDCGQPTQVQQIIRGYQVVRVLGRGGMGTTYLTWKDDQIRVLKEINADLVDNPKAQQLFEREAHTLQQLNHPGVPRFFDFFTEAGKRYLVMEMIYGQDLERWVLQKGPVSSQQAIDWMVQACEVLDYLHSRETPIIHRDIKPGNLLSRVGTQQLVVLDFGAVRAMKSPALGTRIGAEGYSAPEQDRGRPVLQSDLYSVGSTLVYLLTGSGPSRFYRQIQGNVRLWLDGQPEATRIKPELRSVIMRVTDPLPEKRYTTARDLAAALLGCVRTPSLQA; this is translated from the coding sequence GTGACACTTCCATCGGACGGCTTCGATGTGATTACGCTGACCCTACTGCATCCGGTGCAGTCCATTCCTATCCAGACTTGGACTTTCTCTGGTAAGGACGTAATCTCAATCGGACGGGCACCGGACAATAACGTGGTGCTTTATAGCGCTGTGGTCTCTCGCCGCCATGCGGAGTTGCGTCGTAACGGTGATATCTGGGAGCTGACCAATCTAGGCACCAACGGCACCTACCTGAATGGAAAGCGGGTACAGCAATCGATAGTCGCCAATGGCTCCGTGCTGCGTTTGGCCCGTTCGGGTCCCAACCTGAAGATTCAGTTTCCTGGTGAACCCTCTGTTGGGCTAGAGAACGCTGCTACTGCAAGCCCCAGTCCGCCGGATCCTAGCCTCCTTCAAGTAACCCCAGACTATAGCCCACCCGATCAAAATACACAGGAGCACTACGGTGATGTGGATCGGGGCCCTGAGGCCAAAGCTAAACAGGTAGCGAACCGCTCCTGCACGCATCAGCGAACCGCTGCCAATAGCTTGTTTTGCCCAGACTGCGGTCAACCTACGCAGGTCCAACAGATTATCCGAGGCTATCAGGTTGTTCGGGTGCTGGGTCGAGGCGGTATGGGCACGACTTATCTGACCTGGAAGGATGACCAGATTCGAGTTTTGAAGGAAATTAACGCTGATTTAGTTGATAACCCCAAAGCTCAACAACTGTTTGAGCGGGAGGCCCACACCCTGCAACAGCTCAATCACCCTGGTGTGCCCCGCTTCTTTGATTTCTTCACCGAGGCGGGCAAACGCTACCTGGTGATGGAGATGATCTACGGCCAGGACCTTGAACGCTGGGTTCTCCAGAAAGGGCCAGTCAGCTCACAACAGGCGATCGATTGGATGGTTCAGGCCTGTGAAGTGCTTGACTACTTACACAGCCGCGAAACGCCGATTATCCACCGCGATATCAAACCTGGTAACCTGCTGTCGCGGGTTGGGACTCAGCAACTAGTGGTTTTGGACTTCGGCGCAGTACGTGCAATGAAGAGCCCCGCCTTGGGCACTCGCATCGGCGCTGAAGGCTACAGTGCGCCTGAACAGGATCGTGGACGACCAGTTCTACAATCGGACTTGTATTCGGTTGGCTCAACCCTGGTTTACCTGCTTACAGGCTCTGGCCCCAGTCGTTTCTACCGTCAGATCCAGGGTAATGTGCGTCTCTGGCTGGATGGGCAACCAGAAGCGACCCGAATCAAACCAGAGCTACGTAGTGTGATCATGAGGGTTACAGATCCGTTACCGGAGAAGCGCTACACTACAGCTCGGGACTTAGCAGCAGCTTTGTTGGGCTGCGTCAGGACACCCTCTTTGCAGGCGTAA
- a CDS encoding serine/threonine phosphatase: MIDCPQCGYSNPVANRFCQNCGMALAQPAPSQSGLVGVGTESLPTETPPATPEVPGGVEQAVIQQISVERLGTEQSITEQPITEQLSTEQLGIEQTGIDPLIASGPLPLGAPVESAVGATVTPADELITEPLPEPPLPAEPAGAENSAGATPTIKPSPHPTSARRLIALHQAAGTDVGHRRDHNEDTFYVQTQISTALTPEGKQLESARGLYVLCDGMGGHAAGEVASAMAVETLRDYFQPFWNNLELPGELTLKKAVWAANEAIFSANEGGQSSSATGLPPAESGRVGSSRMGTTLVMAVVHNHRVAIAHVGDSRLYRLTHQGLTQITRDHEVGQQNIDEGLPPNVAYAHPEAYQLTQALGPRADEAVEPSVQFLEISEPTLLLLCSDGLSDNGLIEAYVQSSLLPLLSTQADLETGIAQLLALGNEHNGHDNLTAILIRFDFEAAPTEVSREATPKAAQAQAQAQDGTTTTELT, translated from the coding sequence ATGATTGACTGTCCTCAATGCGGCTACAGCAACCCAGTTGCCAATCGCTTCTGCCAGAACTGCGGCATGGCCCTAGCCCAACCAGCCCCAAGCCAATCTGGGTTAGTAGGGGTTGGCACTGAATCGCTACCAACCGAGACACCCCCAGCAACACCTGAAGTCCCTGGGGGTGTCGAGCAAGCAGTTATTCAGCAAATAAGTGTCGAGCGGCTCGGTACCGAGCAATCAATCACTGAGCAACCAATTACTGAGCAACTGAGTACCGAGCAACTCGGCATCGAGCAAACAGGCATTGACCCACTAATAGCGTCAGGGCCCCTCCCCCTTGGAGCGCCTGTTGAATCAGCCGTTGGAGCAACGGTGACTCCAGCTGATGAGCTTATCACTGAGCCTTTACCTGAGCCCCCTCTCCCAGCAGAACCAGCAGGTGCAGAAAATTCGGCTGGGGCAACCCCAACCATCAAACCATCCCCTCACCCTACCTCTGCTCGCCGTCTAATCGCGCTGCATCAAGCTGCTGGTACCGATGTAGGCCATAGACGGGATCACAACGAAGACACCTTCTACGTTCAGACTCAAATCAGCACAGCGCTGACGCCCGAGGGCAAGCAACTAGAGTCAGCGCGAGGGTTATACGTGCTCTGTGATGGCATGGGAGGCCACGCTGCTGGAGAAGTCGCTAGTGCGATGGCGGTTGAAACCTTGCGCGATTACTTTCAGCCCTTCTGGAACAACCTTGAATTGCCCGGCGAGTTGACTCTAAAGAAAGCAGTCTGGGCTGCCAATGAAGCCATCTTCTCTGCTAACGAGGGTGGGCAAAGCAGTTCCGCTACGGGTCTGCCCCCCGCTGAAAGCGGACGGGTGGGCAGTAGTCGCATGGGCACCACGCTAGTAATGGCAGTGGTTCATAACCATCGAGTTGCGATTGCGCATGTTGGTGATAGCCGCCTCTATCGTCTGACTCACCAGGGCTTGACGCAAATCACCCGCGACCACGAAGTGGGACAGCAAAATATAGATGAGGGGTTACCCCCTAACGTTGCCTATGCGCATCCCGAAGCTTATCAGTTGACCCAAGCTTTGGGTCCACGAGCTGATGAAGCAGTTGAACCTTCAGTCCAGTTTTTAGAGATCTCAGAGCCAACTTTATTGCTGTTGTGCTCCGATGGCCTCAGTGACAATGGCTTGATTGAAGCTTATGTGCAGAGCAGCTTGCTACCGCTTTTGTCGACTCAGGCTGATCTGGAGACAGGCATCGCGCAGCTGTTAGCGTTAGGGAACGAGCATAACGGTCATGACAATCTCACTGCAATTCTGATCCGCTTCGACTTTGAGGCGGCACCCACAGAGGTCAGCCGAGAGGCGACCCCAAAAGCCGCTCAAGCACAGGCCCAAGCACAGGACGGAACGACTACGACAGAATTGACGTAA
- a CDS encoding FHA domain-containing protein: MIVCPNCSHQNPDGAVQCEACYTDLPQLAQCPSCHAQIQTDASFCGQCGYDLRSNKAAGNGPLPPTQFPATPASPIVSPEVSPEVSPPPPPPPEPVVVSASPSLSAAGTLPESFPEPLPAPSSSRTQLQQQVARLIHVQTDTSMELPPGLPVIHLGKPNDRIPPDIDVSGFPNSEIVSRVHADIRVDADAYYLEDTGSANGTYVNNIPLPMGNRHRLRPGDRIALGKGDKVSFIFQISS; encoded by the coding sequence ATGATTGTCTGTCCGAACTGCTCTCATCAAAACCCCGACGGGGCAGTGCAGTGCGAGGCCTGTTACACCGACCTGCCCCAGTTGGCACAGTGCCCTAGCTGCCACGCCCAAATTCAAACGGATGCTAGCTTCTGTGGGCAATGTGGCTACGACTTGCGCTCCAACAAGGCGGCAGGTAATGGCCCTCTGCCTCCAACTCAGTTTCCTGCAACTCCTGCTTCCCCAATAGTTTCCCCAGAGGTTTCGCCAGAGGTTTCGCCGCCCCCACCGCCCCCACCCGAGCCGGTTGTGGTTTCTGCTAGCCCCTCGCTCTCCGCAGCAGGGACTTTACCTGAGTCATTTCCGGAGCCTTTGCCCGCTCCTAGCAGCTCTCGGACCCAACTCCAACAGCAGGTCGCTCGGCTGATTCACGTCCAAACCGACACCTCGATGGAACTGCCACCAGGCTTGCCCGTCATCCACCTCGGTAAACCTAACGACCGCATTCCTCCCGACATTGATGTCTCTGGCTTTCCTAACTCTGAGATCGTCTCACGAGTTCATGCTGACATCCGCGTTGATGCTGATGCCTACTACTTAGAAGACACCGGCAGTGCCAACGGCACTTATGTGAACAACATTCCTTTACCCATGGGCAACCGCCACCGTTTACGCCCTGGAGATCGAATTGCTCTAGGTAAGGGAGACAAGGTGAGCTTTATTTTCCAAATTTCTAGCTAG
- a CDS encoding VWA domain-containing protein yields MSVNLRLSLSDANLDRNQASSQRQLAIYVSAGAERGKLSRTAPLNLCLLLDHSGSMAGQPLETVKQAAGQLIDQLAPQDRISVVAFDHQAEVLVPNQSVQDPSTVRARIQKLRSAGGTCIDCGIKAALEQLAQGKQGTISQAFVLTDGENEHGDNDRCVKLARLATEYNFTLHTLGFGDSWNQDVLESIADAGGGAMAYIREPDQAVLEFERLFQRIQDVGLTNAYLVLRLGAGVRLAELKPVAQVAPDVIELPVQAEGNFLSVRLGDLMTDTERVVLINLYITQPAMVTAATWPVAQVQVRYDNPATQQLSVLTDPVSAEVQFVADFRPNTDPTLAPHIMALAKYRQTQMAEAKLQQGDTSGAATLLQAAAKTALQMGDQGAATVLQNSATRLQSGEALSESERKQTRIVSKTVLQPPS; encoded by the coding sequence ATGAGCGTGAATCTGCGCCTGTCCCTCAGCGATGCCAACCTGGACCGCAACCAGGCCAGCAGTCAACGCCAACTTGCGATTTATGTCTCCGCAGGGGCCGAACGCGGTAAGTTGTCTCGGACTGCACCCCTCAATTTGTGCCTGCTACTCGACCACAGTGGCTCGATGGCCGGTCAACCCTTAGAAACTGTGAAACAGGCAGCAGGGCAACTGATCGACCAATTAGCGCCTCAAGATCGAATCTCAGTGGTCGCCTTCGATCATCAAGCGGAAGTGCTAGTGCCCAATCAGTCAGTGCAGGATCCATCCACCGTACGAGCTCGCATCCAGAAGCTTCGCTCGGCAGGTGGCACCTGCATCGACTGTGGTATCAAAGCTGCGCTGGAGCAATTGGCTCAGGGCAAGCAGGGGACGATCTCTCAAGCCTTCGTGCTGACCGATGGCGAAAACGAGCACGGGGACAACGATCGCTGTGTGAAGCTAGCCCGCTTGGCCACTGAATACAACTTCACGTTGCACACCTTGGGCTTCGGCGACAGTTGGAATCAAGATGTCCTAGAGTCCATTGCCGACGCTGGTGGTGGGGCAATGGCTTATATTCGGGAACCAGACCAGGCAGTTCTGGAGTTTGAACGGCTGTTTCAGCGCATTCAGGATGTCGGCCTAACTAATGCCTACCTGGTGTTGCGCCTAGGCGCTGGCGTCCGTCTGGCGGAACTAAAACCTGTAGCTCAGGTCGCGCCGGATGTAATCGAACTGCCAGTGCAAGCCGAGGGCAATTTCCTGTCGGTACGTTTGGGCGATTTGATGACGGACACCGAGCGCGTAGTCCTCATCAACCTTTACATCACCCAACCCGCAATGGTTACAGCCGCTACTTGGCCTGTTGCTCAGGTGCAAGTGCGCTATGACAACCCTGCTACTCAGCAACTGAGCGTGTTAACTGATCCCGTGTCTGCTGAGGTTCAGTTTGTTGCCGATTTCCGGCCCAATACTGATCCCACACTAGCCCCGCACATCATGGCTTTGGCAAAATACCGACAGACCCAAATGGCCGAAGCTAAGCTTCAGCAAGGAGACACCTCCGGAGCTGCAACCCTGCTTCAGGCAGCAGCCAAAACAGCTTTGCAAATGGGCGATCAAGGCGCTGCAACCGTGCTTCAGAATAGTGCCACCCGACTGCAAAGCGGCGAAGCATTATCGGAGTCTGAACGAAAGCAGACCCGAATTGTGTCAAAAACGGTCCTTCAGCCTCCCAGCTAA
- the pgl gene encoding 6-phosphogluconolactonase, protein MSPHSQIEVFPDKADLIYRAVEVVLTEAHKALSHRDRFTIALAGGSTPEPLYQALAKQELPWDKVHVFWGDERYVPATDPQSNEGMARRAWLNHVPIPASNIHSIPTSAADPSEAAQQHEQELQSFFGTPSGEFPALDLILLGIGDDGHTASLFPGTPALDVTDRLVTVGSKDGQPRITFTHPLINQARLVLFLVTGASKLPALKAILSSKEDARQYPARLIQPTGSLVWLLDEAAGSGLNLG, encoded by the coding sequence ATGAGCCCTCACTCTCAAATTGAAGTTTTTCCTGACAAAGCTGACCTGATCTATCGAGCGGTAGAGGTGGTGCTGACCGAAGCCCACAAAGCGCTCTCCCACCGGGACCGCTTTACCATTGCCTTAGCTGGCGGCAGCACCCCTGAGCCTCTGTATCAGGCTTTAGCGAAGCAAGAGCTGCCGTGGGACAAAGTCCACGTGTTTTGGGGCGATGAGCGCTATGTGCCAGCCACTGATCCTCAAAGCAATGAGGGTATGGCTCGTCGGGCCTGGCTGAACCACGTACCGATCCCAGCTAGCAACATTCACTCCATACCAACCAGTGCAGCTGATCCATCTGAGGCTGCGCAGCAACACGAGCAAGAGTTACAGAGCTTTTTCGGCACCCCTTCCGGCGAGTTTCCAGCCCTAGATCTGATCTTGCTTGGTATCGGTGATGACGGTCACACGGCATCTCTATTTCCAGGGACACCGGCTCTTGATGTCACTGACCGACTAGTGACAGTGGGCAGCAAAGATGGTCAGCCCCGCATCACCTTCACCCATCCATTGATTAATCAGGCGCGATTGGTGTTGTTTTTGGTGACTGGCGCTAGCAAACTGCCAGCACTGAAAGCGATCCTGTCTTCTAAAGAGGATGCTCGCCAATACCCTGCTCGCCTGATTCAGCCAACAGGCTCTCTCGTTTGGCTGTTGGATGAGGCGGCGGGCTCAGGTCTTAATCTAGGGTAG
- a CDS encoding S1 RNA-binding domain-containing protein: MSPQKNSHASFSMDDFARALSQHDYDFQAGQVVPGKVFSVENSGAFVDIGGKSLAFLPLNEVALHPPDQTSEVLSPGEEHQFFILRGQDADGQVTLSLRRIALLRAWERIAELNEAKQIVEGRVTGTNKGGVTVEVEGLRGFVPRSHLVERSNLNALVGKTLMLSFLEVDQEQDKLVLSNRQAASVAGAGSLSPGELIEGRVTGIRPFGAFVEFGSGSGLLHIRAISAQFVQSIESVFKVGQTLKAVVTEVDVARGRVSLSTRVLENYPGEMLENPEQVMAEADKRVGRAQPNQAE, translated from the coding sequence ATGAGTCCTCAGAAAAACAGCCACGCGTCCTTTTCAATGGACGATTTTGCCCGCGCCCTCTCCCAGCACGACTATGACTTTCAGGCAGGACAGGTAGTGCCCGGTAAGGTTTTCAGTGTCGAGAACAGTGGTGCGTTCGTGGATATTGGCGGTAAGTCTCTAGCCTTTTTGCCCCTCAACGAGGTCGCTCTGCACCCTCCTGACCAGACTTCAGAGGTTCTAAGCCCTGGAGAAGAACATCAGTTTTTTATCCTGCGGGGTCAGGATGCCGATGGGCAGGTCACCTTGTCACTGCGCCGCATCGCACTGCTGCGGGCTTGGGAGCGGATTGCTGAACTTAACGAAGCCAAGCAGATCGTAGAAGGTCGAGTCACGGGCACCAACAAAGGTGGTGTCACGGTTGAGGTGGAGGGGTTGCGCGGCTTTGTGCCTCGTTCTCACCTGGTAGAGCGCAGCAACTTGAATGCCTTGGTCGGCAAAACGCTGATGCTGAGCTTTCTAGAGGTGGATCAGGAGCAGGACAAGCTGGTGCTCTCCAATCGGCAGGCTGCGAGTGTGGCTGGTGCTGGCTCACTCTCACCAGGCGAGCTGATAGAAGGTCGAGTTACAGGCATTCGACCATTCGGCGCCTTTGTTGAGTTTGGCAGTGGTAGTGGCTTACTGCACATTCGAGCGATTAGTGCTCAATTTGTGCAGTCTATTGAATCTGTTTTCAAGGTTGGACAGACGCTCAAGGCTGTGGTGACCGAAGTCGATGTGGCACGAGGGCGTGTTTCTCTGTCTACCCGGGTGCTGGAAAACTATCCCGGTGAGATGCTGGAGAACCCTGAGCAAGTGATGGCTGAGGCCGACAAGCGGGTGGGCCGAGCACAGCCAAATCAGGCGGAATGA
- a CDS encoding histidine kinase has translation MTENTPNKPSVKEHVTAELSRVKEVGQLRSDRVREIVRDAVAQVTDELKAGTIDVRSIVRDAVSAAVSTLRTETSDFKETAIATIEGAIEGISKSRRQTLEASQQEMRQLQARLETEENQLVNSVQDGLEGAKDSAIELPAEVRERIDSALEALQDTEEVALLRKRYAQLQGQISLVRANLAARVETAPDRVKAYLEDASHWYKQARDQAAEHPPEEKIAALEGRIGEAGAAAARREGQIRKMLAELLEKAADAVRERR, from the coding sequence ATGACCGAGAACACCCCAAACAAGCCCTCCGTTAAGGAGCACGTTACGGCTGAACTCAGCCGGGTCAAAGAGGTCGGTCAGCTGCGCTCGGATCGGGTGCGTGAGATTGTACGCGACGCGGTTGCTCAGGTAACTGACGAACTAAAAGCTGGCACTATCGATGTGCGTAGCATCGTTAGAGATGCAGTGAGCGCTGCTGTGTCTACTCTACGCACAGAAACTAGCGACTTCAAAGAAACGGCCATTGCCACAATTGAAGGGGCCATTGAAGGCATCAGCAAATCCCGTCGACAAACGCTGGAAGCCTCTCAGCAGGAAATGCGTCAGCTCCAAGCCCGCTTGGAAACTGAAGAAAACCAGCTGGTCAACAGCGTTCAAGATGGTCTTGAAGGTGCCAAAGATTCAGCTATTGAACTACCAGCTGAGGTCAGAGAGCGGATTGATTCAGCGCTAGAGGCGCTCCAGGACACCGAAGAGGTTGCCCTACTCAGGAAACGTTACGCCCAGCTCCAGGGACAGATTTCCCTAGTGCGAGCCAATCTAGCAGCCCGAGTGGAGACTGCTCCAGACCGGGTTAAGGCCTATCTAGAGGACGCAAGTCACTGGTACAAGCAGGCCCGCGACCAAGCGGCTGAGCATCCCCCTGAAGAGAAAATCGCAGCTCTCGAGGGCAGAATTGGTGAGGCTGGTGCTGCTGCTGCTCGCAGAGAGGGGCAGATTCGCAAAATGCTAGCCGAGCTCCTGGAAAAAGCGGCTGATGCCGTGCGCGAACGCCGTTAA
- the sat gene encoding sulfate adenylyltransferase: MTQTIQLPVTRQSAAKATIQPHGGVLINRLATAEQRAEFLSQAEHLPRVRLDERALSDLEMIAIGGFSPLNGFMGQADYERVVLEMHLANGLAWSIPITLSVGEEVADRLSIGSLVRLDAPDGRFAGVLELTEKYAYNKLHEAVHVYRTNEERHPGVKVVYEQGPINLAGPVWLLERKAHPQFPTYQIDPVESRCLFQEKGWRTVVGFQTRNPIHRAHEYIQKCALEIVDGLFLHPLVGATKSDDIPADVRMRCYEIMLEHYYPQDRVILAINPSAMRYAGPREAIFHALIRKNYGCTHFIVGRDHAGVGDYYGTYDAQHIFDEFEPGELGIMPLMFEHAFYCKRTNGMATTKTSPSTPEERIHLSGTKVREMLRRGELPPPEFSRPEVAAELARVMHKQAIEEVTKAADLYEI, encoded by the coding sequence TTGACCCAGACTATCCAGCTACCGGTCACCCGTCAGTCTGCTGCTAAAGCAACAATCCAACCTCATGGTGGGGTACTGATCAACCGCCTAGCGACTGCTGAGCAGCGGGCTGAGTTCCTGAGCCAAGCTGAGCACTTACCGCGAGTGCGATTAGACGAGCGGGCGCTCTCAGACCTGGAAATGATCGCCATTGGTGGCTTCAGCCCCTTAAACGGATTCATGGGGCAGGCAGACTATGAGCGAGTCGTTTTAGAGATGCATTTGGCAAATGGTCTGGCTTGGTCCATCCCAATCACCTTATCGGTTGGCGAGGAGGTTGCGGATCGTTTAAGCATCGGCAGCCTAGTTCGGTTAGACGCTCCTGACGGCAGATTTGCAGGCGTGTTGGAGCTGACCGAAAAGTATGCCTATAACAAGCTGCATGAGGCAGTGCATGTCTACCGCACTAATGAAGAGCGTCACCCAGGCGTGAAAGTGGTATATGAGCAGGGACCGATCAATTTGGCCGGTCCGGTCTGGTTGCTAGAGCGCAAAGCTCACCCTCAATTCCCGACCTATCAAATCGATCCAGTAGAGTCGCGTTGCCTCTTTCAAGAAAAAGGCTGGCGCACTGTAGTCGGATTCCAAACCCGTAACCCCATTCATCGCGCTCATGAGTACATCCAGAAATGTGCTTTGGAAATTGTGGATGGGCTATTTCTACATCCATTGGTTGGGGCAACCAAAAGTGATGACATTCCAGCTGATGTGCGCATGCGCTGCTACGAAATTATGCTGGAGCATTACTACCCGCAGGACCGCGTCATTCTAGCCATTAACCCTTCAGCTATGCGCTACGCAGGCCCACGGGAGGCAATTTTTCATGCCTTGATTCGGAAGAATTACGGCTGTACCCATTTCATTGTGGGACGGGATCATGCAGGCGTAGGCGATTATTACGGTACCTACGATGCTCAACATATTTTCGATGAGTTTGAACCTGGGGAACTGGGCATTATGCCCTTGATGTTTGAACATGCGTTTTACTGCAAACGCACAAACGGTATGGCAACTACTAAGACAAGCCCTAGTACACCTGAGGAGCGCATCCATTTATCGGGGACCAAAGTTCGAGAGATGCTACGACGCGGCGAGCTGCCCCCGCCTGAATTCTCTCGCCCTGAAGTTGCGGCAGAACTAGCCCGAGTCATGCACAAGCAAGCGATTGAAGAGGTCACTAAAGCAGCCGATCTGTACGAGATTTGA
- a CDS encoding SMR family transporter, whose amino-acid sequence MPTQIFFGLLILITVVLNTLAQTLLKLGSGQNPLNFYLLGGLAAYGLSTIFYVLVLGKFNLSVAYPVVIGLTVAATAISGAVILKEKIPTEQWVGIGLMLSGIAAIAFAKHP is encoded by the coding sequence ATGCCAACTCAGATTTTTTTTGGTTTACTCATTCTGATCACAGTTGTTTTGAATACCCTTGCTCAAACTTTGTTGAAGCTAGGTTCAGGGCAGAATCCCTTAAACTTTTATTTATTGGGTGGTCTCGCAGCCTACGGCTTGAGTACTATCTTTTACGTTTTGGTTTTAGGTAAGTTCAATCTATCGGTGGCTTACCCGGTGGTTATTGGTCTAACAGTGGCCGCAACGGCGATATCAGGGGCAGTGATCTTGAAGGAAAAAATTCCAACAGAACAGTGGGTAGGAATTGGTTTAATGCTCAGCGGTATTGCAGCCATTGCCTTTGCTAAACATCCCTAA
- a CDS encoding YqeG family HAD IIIA-type phosphatase, producing the protein MGFHRRIVAVAKIDLDELYACGIRGVILDLDNTVVSEDDCYLSPGAELWIQQAKLQGLKFFILSNGKRRARLQSWSYRLDIAALGRARKPSPLAFRKAFAQLQLKPRQTVVIGDSLHTDVVGAMLSGCSSIQVASLPHPARWWEKLLGRWIHYPYPSELELWPLDSSG; encoded by the coding sequence GTGGGTTTTCATAGGCGAATTGTTGCTGTTGCCAAAATTGACCTTGATGAGTTGTATGCTTGCGGAATTCGAGGCGTAATTCTAGATCTAGACAATACTGTCGTTTCTGAGGATGACTGTTACCTATCTCCCGGTGCAGAACTTTGGATTCAGCAGGCCAAGCTTCAGGGTCTTAAGTTTTTCATTCTCTCGAATGGTAAGCGGAGAGCTCGCTTACAATCTTGGTCCTACCGGCTTGACATTGCAGCCTTAGGGCGAGCAAGAAAGCCATCTCCATTAGCATTCCGCAAAGCATTCGCTCAACTTCAACTCAAACCCCGCCAAACAGTTGTGATTGGCGATAGCCTCCATACAGATGTGGTAGGAGCAATGCTTTCAGGTTGCTCTAGTATTCAAGTTGCCAGTTTGCCCCACCCAGCGCGTTGGTGGGAAAAGTTGCTGGGCCGATGGATTCATTATCCTTACCCTTCAGAACTTGAACTTTGGCCTCTAGATTCATCCGGTTGA